One segment of Bradyrhizobium sp. CB2312 DNA contains the following:
- a CDS encoding LptA/OstA family protein, producing MIRFFPRSEDKGRAILGAAALALGIALTAGAAIAQSTIQGQPNALQGFSQNRDQPIQIEAASLEMRDKKKEATFSGNVKVIQGDTTMTSKTLVVFYDSGGGDKPAAPQPAAKGAKGAPMQSATPGPGGSSSIKRLEARGNVVVTQKDQVVTGETAVFDTKTNLITMFGGGAGQVVMTQCKNVMRGDRLTVDMTTGVSRVESDSGRGVQVLLPQGAGSDCGSGGPAKPGAAPPSLLPGGGKK from the coding sequence ATGATCAGGTTTTTTCCGCGCAGCGAAGACAAAGGGCGCGCCATCCTCGGCGCGGCCGCGCTTGCCCTCGGCATTGCGCTGACGGCAGGTGCAGCGATCGCGCAGAGCACGATACAGGGCCAGCCCAACGCGCTGCAGGGCTTTTCGCAGAATCGCGATCAGCCGATCCAGATCGAGGCCGCCTCGCTCGAGATGCGCGACAAGAAGAAGGAGGCGACCTTCTCCGGCAATGTGAAGGTCATCCAGGGCGACACCACCATGACCTCGAAGACGCTGGTGGTGTTTTACGATTCCGGCGGCGGCGACAAGCCGGCCGCGCCGCAGCCCGCGGCGAAGGGCGCCAAGGGTGCGCCGATGCAGTCGGCAACGCCGGGCCCGGGCGGCAGCTCCTCGATCAAGCGGCTGGAGGCGCGCGGCAATGTCGTGGTCACCCAGAAGGACCAGGTGGTGACAGGCGAGACCGCCGTGTTCGACACCAAGACCAACCTCATCACCATGTTTGGCGGCGGCGCAGGCCAGGTGGTCATGACACAATGCAAGAATGTCATGCGCGGCGACCGGCTGACCGTCGACATGACCACCGGCGTGTCCCGCGTGGAATCCGACAGCGGCCGGGGCGTTCAGGTCCTGCTGCCGCAGGGCGCCGGCAGTGATTGCGGTTCAGGCGGTCCGGCTAAGCCCGGCGCGGCCCCGCCCTCGCTGTTGCCCGGCGGCGGCAAAAAGTAA
- a CDS encoding TetR/AcrR family transcriptional regulator, protein MARQMTGAARRVADAAEVLRDEKFNARRIELAEAALETLGELGFARTSLREIAQNSAFTHGVFHYYFSDKLDLICCCVRHYKAKCVTRYDEVVATATSRDELTEGFLAKLAATLQNEARMHRLWYDLRSQAMFEAAFRKDVLEIDKSLEAMIWRIASRYAELGGKRPASSPAALYALFDGLFQSALLRHLAGDKTAAPELLDEVRRLLPTVC, encoded by the coding sequence ATGGCGCGGCAGATGACAGGGGCGGCCCGGCGTGTGGCCGATGCGGCCGAGGTGCTGCGCGACGAGAAGTTCAACGCGCGGCGCATCGAGCTTGCCGAGGCCGCGCTCGAAACCCTCGGAGAGCTCGGCTTCGCCCGCACCAGCCTGCGGGAGATCGCGCAGAACTCGGCGTTCACGCACGGCGTGTTCCACTATTATTTCAGCGACAAGCTCGACCTGATCTGCTGCTGCGTGCGCCACTACAAGGCGAAGTGCGTGACGCGATATGACGAGGTCGTCGCAACGGCAACGAGCCGCGACGAATTGACGGAGGGCTTCCTCGCCAAGCTCGCAGCAACGCTGCAGAACGAAGCCCGTATGCACCGGCTGTGGTACGATTTGCGCTCGCAGGCGATGTTCGAGGCGGCGTTCCGCAAGGACGTGCTCGAGATCGACAAGAGCCTGGAGGCGATGATCTGGCGCATCGCCTCGCGCTATGCCGAACTCGGCGGCAAGCGGCCGGCGTCGTCACCGGCTGCGCTCTATGCGCTGTTCGACGGCCTGTTCCAGAGCGCGCTGCTCCGGCACCTCGCGGGTGACAAGACGGCGGCTCCCGAACTGCTCGACGAAGTCCGGCGCCTGCTGCCGACCGTGTGCTGA
- the rpoN gene encoding RNA polymerase factor sigma-54, translating into MALTQRLEFRQSQSLVMTPQLMQAIKLLQLSNLDLTTFVEEELERNPLLERASDEAPGGEAPAEAGQFSDHDGEDSGSQGGDDGFGGSGDAFEPGQEEWMSKDLGTRAEIEQTLDTGLDNVFSEEPAEAAARNAQDAAPSVYTEWGGGASGDEDYNLEAFVAAEMTLSDHLAEQLSVAFSAPAQRMIGQYLIDLVDEAGYLPPDLGQAAERLGASQKDVDDVLAVLQKFDPPGVCARNLSECLAIQLRELDRYDPAMQALVEHLDLLAKRDIASLRKLCGVDDEDIADMIGEIRRLNPKPGMKFGSARLQTMVADVYVRPGPDGGWHVELNSDTLPRVLVNQTYYSELSKKIGKDGDKSYFTDALQNATWLVRALDQRARTILKVATEIVRQQDGFFTHGVAHLRPLNLKAVADAIQMHESTVSRVTANKYMATNRGTFELKYFFTASIASADGGEAHSAEAVRHHIKQLIDSEEPSAILSDDTIVERLRASGIDIARRTVAKYREAMRIPSSVQRRRDKQSALGNVLSNALSDRSRNTEPA; encoded by the coding sequence ATGGCGCTTACGCAGAGATTAGAGTTCCGGCAATCGCAGTCGCTGGTCATGACGCCGCAGCTGATGCAGGCGATCAAGCTGCTGCAATTGTCCAATCTCGATCTCACGACCTTCGTGGAGGAGGAGCTCGAGCGTAACCCCCTGCTGGAGCGGGCCAGTGACGAGGCTCCCGGCGGCGAGGCCCCGGCCGAGGCCGGCCAGTTCAGCGACCACGATGGCGAGGATTCAGGCAGCCAGGGCGGCGATGACGGCTTTGGCGGCAGCGGCGACGCTTTCGAGCCCGGCCAGGAAGAATGGATGAGCAAGGATCTCGGCACCCGCGCCGAGATCGAGCAGACCCTGGACACGGGTCTGGACAACGTCTTCTCCGAGGAGCCGGCCGAGGCTGCCGCGCGCAACGCGCAGGACGCCGCGCCAAGCGTCTACACCGAATGGGGCGGCGGCGCCTCCGGTGACGAGGACTACAATCTCGAAGCCTTCGTCGCCGCCGAGATGACGCTGTCGGACCATCTCGCCGAGCAGCTCTCGGTCGCCTTCTCCGCGCCGGCGCAGCGCATGATCGGCCAGTACCTGATCGACCTCGTCGACGAGGCCGGCTATCTGCCGCCCGATCTCGGCCAGGCCGCCGAGCGTCTTGGCGCATCGCAAAAGGACGTCGACGACGTTCTTGCCGTGCTGCAAAAATTCGATCCGCCCGGCGTCTGCGCGCGCAACTTGAGCGAATGCCTGGCGATCCAGCTCCGCGAGCTCGACCGCTACGATCCCGCGATGCAGGCCCTGGTCGAGCATCTCGATCTGCTGGCCAAGCGCGACATCGCGAGCTTGCGCAAGCTCTGCGGCGTCGACGACGAGGACATCGCCGACATGATCGGCGAGATCCGCCGCCTCAATCCCAAGCCCGGCATGAAGTTCGGCTCGGCCCGCTTGCAGACCATGGTGGCCGACGTCTATGTCCGCCCGGGTCCCGACGGCGGCTGGCATGTCGAGCTCAACAGCGACACCTTGCCGCGCGTGCTTGTCAACCAGACCTACTATTCCGAGCTATCGAAGAAGATCGGCAAGGACGGCGACAAGTCCTATTTCACCGACGCGCTCCAGAATGCGACCTGGCTGGTGCGCGCGCTGGATCAGCGCGCCCGCACCATCCTGAAAGTTGCGACCGAGATCGTGCGCCAGCAGGACGGCTTCTTCACCCATGGCGTCGCGCATCTGCGGCCGCTGAATCTGAAGGCGGTCGCCGACGCCATCCAGATGCATGAATCCACGGTGTCGCGCGTCACCGCCAACAAGTACATGGCGACAAATCGCGGCACATTCGAATTGAAATATTTCTTCACGGCGTCGATCGCGTCGGCCGACGGCGGCGAAGCGCATTCCGCCGAAGCGGTGCGCCACCACATCAAGCAGCTGATCGATTCGGAAGAACCCTCGGCGATCCTGTCGGATGATACCATCGTGGAACGCTTGCGCGCCTCGGGCATTGATATTGCCCGCCGCACGGTCGCGAAGTACCGCGAAGCCATGCGCATTCCCTCCTCGGTGCAACGCCGCCGCGACAAGCAGAGCGCCCTTGGTAACGTCCTCTCCAACGCACTGTCCGACCGCTCCCGCAACACCGAACCGGCCTGA
- the ptsN gene encoding PTS IIA-like nitrogen regulatory protein PtsN: MPITDLVAPEAILPALKVNSKKQALQELAAKAAELTGQNERSVFEVLLQREKLGTTAVGYGVAIPHGKLPKLEKIFGLFARLDRPIDFEAMDGQPVDLVFLLLAPEGAGADHLKALARIARLLRDQDIAKKLRASRDAQAIYSVLALPPATAA, from the coding sequence ATGCCGATTACCGATCTGGTCGCACCCGAGGCGATTCTCCCGGCATTGAAGGTCAACAGCAAGAAGCAGGCGCTTCAGGAACTTGCGGCCAAGGCCGCCGAGCTGACCGGGCAGAACGAACGCTCCGTGTTCGAGGTGCTGCTCCAGCGCGAGAAGCTCGGCACCACCGCGGTCGGCTATGGCGTCGCCATCCCGCACGGCAAGCTGCCCAAGCTGGAAAAGATTTTTGGCCTGTTCGCGCGGCTCGATCGCCCGATCGATTTCGAGGCGATGGACGGCCAGCCCGTCGATCTCGTCTTCCTGCTGCTCGCCCCCGAAGGCGCCGGCGCCGATCACCTCAAGGCCCTCGCCCGCATCGCCCGCCTGTTGCGCGACCAGGACATCGCCAAGAAGCTCCGCGCCTCGCGGGATGCCCAGGCGATCTATTCGGTGCTGGCCCTGCCGCCGGCGACCGCGGCGTAA
- the lptC gene encoding LPS export ABC transporter periplasmic protein LptC, with protein sequence MNSAQNPTYDAALAAKFASAARHSRLVRILRIAVPVTVIVSLAAIVAVSTFLNPFQIPIKLDSGNLVVTGTKITMESPHMSGFTPDQRPYELWAKAATQDITDPDHVDLADLRAKVLMEDQSTLFLDARTGRFDNKQQQLDLHKDIFLRTSTGYEARLNSAFVDMGKGTVSSDERVDVKLTNGTLTADRLRIMEGGDVIRFEGNVVMHLDKISTDDAAAPVEQPAPPPAKLKSKSANSR encoded by the coding sequence CCAGCGCGGCGCGCCACAGCCGCCTGGTACGGATTCTGCGCATCGCGGTGCCGGTGACCGTGATCGTGTCCCTGGCCGCGATCGTCGCCGTCTCGACCTTCCTCAATCCGTTCCAGATCCCGATCAAGCTCGACTCCGGAAACCTCGTGGTGACGGGAACCAAGATCACGATGGAATCGCCGCATATGTCCGGCTTCACGCCGGACCAGCGGCCCTATGAGCTCTGGGCCAAGGCCGCGACGCAGGACATCACCGACCCCGATCATGTCGATCTCGCCGATCTGCGCGCCAAGGTGCTGATGGAGGACCAATCGACCCTGTTCCTCGATGCCCGCACCGGCCGCTTCGACAACAAGCAGCAGCAGCTCGATCTGCACAAGGACATCTTCCTGCGCACCTCGACCGGCTATGAGGCGCGGCTGAACTCGGCCTTCGTCGACATGGGCAAGGGCACGGTCTCCTCGGACGAGCGCGTCGACGTCAAGCTGACCAACGGCACGCTGACCGCCGATCGCTTGCGAATTATGGAAGGCGGCGACGTCATCCGCTTCGAGGGCAATGTCGTGATGCATCTGGACAAGATCAGCACGGATGATGCCGCGGCCCCCGTCGAGCAGCCGGCGCCACCGCCGGCGAAATTAAAGAGCAAGTCCGCTAATTCAAGATGA
- the raiA gene encoding ribosome-associated translation inhibitor RaiA, protein MTLRISGKSVSVGEALRGRVTDRTEEVLRKYFDGNYSGHITLSKDGFGFRTDCALHLDSGVTLEADSNAPDAYASADQALIMIEKRLKRYKSRLKDRSARKAHVASAALATLDATAYVLEAPGEGEDDDEVTGYSPVIIAEATTALKQLSVSEAVMELDLTGAPCLVFQHGSSGRVNIIYRRADGNVGWIDPPGGNAGGKAGE, encoded by the coding sequence ATGACTCTTCGGATTTCGGGCAAGAGCGTCAGCGTCGGCGAGGCCCTGCGTGGCCGCGTGACCGACCGGACTGAAGAGGTCCTGCGCAAATATTTCGACGGCAATTATTCCGGCCACATCACGCTCTCCAAGGACGGCTTCGGCTTTCGCACCGACTGCGCGCTGCATCTCGATTCGGGAGTTACGCTGGAGGCCGATTCGAACGCGCCGGACGCCTATGCCAGTGCCGACCAGGCGCTGATCATGATCGAGAAGCGGCTCAAGCGTTACAAGAGCCGCCTCAAGGACCGCTCCGCCCGCAAGGCCCATGTCGCCTCTGCGGCGCTGGCTACCCTCGACGCCACGGCTTACGTGCTGGAAGCGCCAGGCGAGGGGGAGGACGACGACGAGGTCACCGGCTACAGCCCCGTGATCATCGCCGAGGCCACCACCGCCCTGAAGCAGCTCTCGGTGAGCGAGGCCGTCATGGAACTGGACCTGACCGGGGCGCCCTGCCTGGTGTTCCAGCATGGGTCCAGCGGCCGGGTGAACATCATCTACCGGCGTGCCGACGGCAATGTCGGCTGGATCGACCCACCGGGCGGGAATGCCGGCGGCAAGGCCGGGGAATAG
- the lptB gene encoding LPS export ABC transporter ATP-binding protein, with product MVDLFSMFRRRPAKRGRPGFARDITALGDSVGGLVTSPVRDAPPIARDQPMRAPDQFQGGYQADYPADYQAEPPRAVHPVRSAAKPNGAGGPQLLRRPGFLAVHSVEKAFGSRQVVRGVSIYVRRGEAVGLLGPNGAGKTTVFYMITGLIKADRGAIELDGHDVTQLPMYQRARLGIGYLPQEASIFRGLTVEQNIRAVLEVVEPSRKKREQQLDSLLDEFNITRLRKSPSIALSGGERRRVEIARALATRPNYMLLDEPFAGIDPIAVGDIQDLVRHLTNRGIGVLITDHNVRETLGLTDRAYIVYAGEILTEGSPDEIVADPDVRRLYLGEEFRL from the coding sequence ATGGTCGATCTATTCAGCATGTTCCGTCGGCGCCCCGCCAAACGCGGCCGGCCAGGATTTGCGCGTGACATCACCGCGCTCGGGGACAGCGTCGGGGGCCTCGTGACCAGCCCGGTGCGGGACGCCCCGCCGATCGCCCGTGACCAGCCGATGCGCGCGCCCGACCAGTTCCAGGGCGGCTATCAAGCCGATTATCCCGCCGACTACCAGGCCGAGCCGCCGCGCGCGGTTCACCCCGTCAGGAGCGCCGCGAAGCCAAACGGCGCCGGCGGGCCGCAGCTGCTGCGCCGTCCCGGCTTCCTGGCTGTGCATAGCGTGGAAAAGGCGTTCGGCAGCCGCCAGGTGGTGCGCGGCGTCAGCATCTATGTGCGCCGCGGCGAAGCCGTCGGCCTGCTCGGCCCGAACGGCGCCGGCAAGACCACCGTGTTCTACATGATCACTGGCCTGATCAAGGCCGACCGCGGTGCGATCGAGCTCGACGGCCATGACGTCACCCAGCTGCCGATGTATCAGCGCGCGCGGCTCGGCATCGGCTATCTGCCGCAGGAAGCCTCGATCTTCCGCGGCCTCACCGTCGAGCAGAACATCCGCGCCGTGCTCGAAGTGGTCGAGCCCTCGCGCAAGAAGCGCGAGCAGCAGCTCGATTCGCTGCTCGACGAATTCAACATCACGCGCCTGCGCAAATCGCCGTCGATCGCGCTATCGGGCGGTGAGCGCCGCCGCGTCGAGATCGCGCGCGCGCTGGCCACGCGTCCGAACTACATGCTGCTCGACGAGCCCTTCGCCGGCATCGATCCGATCGCGGTCGGCGACATTCAGGACCTCGTCCGCCATCTCACCAATCGCGGCATCGGCGTCTTGATCACCGACCACAATGTGCGCGAGACGCTCGGCCTCACCGATCGCGCCTATATCGTCTATGCCGGTGAAATCCTGACGGAGGGTAGCCCGGACGAGATCGTCGCCGATCCCGACGTTCGCCGCCTTTACCTTGGCGAGGAATTCCGCCTCTAG